The following proteins are encoded in a genomic region of Oceanispirochaeta sp.:
- a CDS encoding helix-turn-helix domain-containing protein, whose amino-acid sequence MEGLLTVDEAAEFTRLSAKTLYTYASQKKIPHIKLGSRLLFDQVKVEEWIRGNAVPAAGKETK is encoded by the coding sequence TTATTGACTGTAGATGAAGCTGCTGAGTTTACACGGCTGAGTGCCAAAACTCTGTATACTTATGCGTCCCAAAAGAAAATTCCCCATATCAAACTGGGGAGTCGTTTACTCTTTGATCAGGTCAAAGTGGAGGAATGGATCAGAGGAAATGCTGTACCCGCTGCAGGAAAAGAAACCAAATGA